GGCGGCCGTGAAGATGACGTTCGCCAAGGGCGCGTCGCTGGACGATCCCAAGGGACTGTTCAATTCGAGCCTGGACGGCAACGTGCGCCGGGCGATCGACTTCCGCGAGGGCCAGGCCATCAACAAGACCGCCCTGAAGGCGCTGATCCGCGCGGCGGTGGCATTGAACCAGTCCACCGCCAAGCCGAAGGCCAAGGCGCGGGCCTGATCCGGCAGGGATGGCCGCCCGGCACCCGCCCATGTCGGCGCGACACCGACATCCATTTCGGCCGTTGCGGGGTAGCATGAGTCGCTTTGGCTTGTTGTTGCGCGCCGTGCGGTCAGTGCGGTCCATGCGGTCCATGCGGTCGTCAGGCGCGCGCAGCCACGACCCCCTTCTATCCGGCCGGTATGCAACCGTCTTCCCTGCAACGCTTCCTGTTTGGCGCGATTATCGTCCCGGTCACGATGGCCGTGGTGTTTGGCGTCGACGCGCTGACGCCGCTTGGCCTGGCCGCCTGGCTGTTCTACCTGGTGCCAGTCTGCCTGACCCTCTACGGCAATAACCCGAAGCTGCCGCTGATTACCGCTGCGGTGGCCACGGTGCTGATCGGCATCGGCTACGCGGTGTCGCCGGCCAGCACCATCAGGCCGATCTACGCCATCGCCAACCGCAGCGCGGGCGTGATCATGCTGTGGTTCCTGGCGGCGGTGGTCTACCGCTATATCGTGTCGCAGACGGCCATGCAGCGCGTGGCCTGGCTGCAGCAGGCACAGGTGCGGGTGCACCAGGCCGTGCGCAATCCGCAATCGGCCGGCAATGTCGCCGACGGGCTGGTGCGCGTGCTGGCCGAGGCGTTCCAGGCGCATGTGGGCGTGGTGTACCAGGTCGATGGCGACCACATGCACCGCGTGGCCAGCTGGGCCCTGGCCAATGCCGACGACCTGCCGCAATCGCTGACATCGGGGCAGACGCTGGCCGGCCAGGCGGCGGCCGAGAATCGGGTCATCGCGGTGGGCGGGCTGCCGGCCGACTATCTGCAGGTGTCGTCGGCACTGGGCCGCACGTCGCCCAACGAGATCGTTGCCGCGCCGCTGACAGCCGAGGGCGAGGTGATCGGCGTGGTGGAACTGGGCTTCGTCTCCATGCAGCGCGATACCGCGGACATCGTGGAGTTGCTGGAGCGCATTGGCGATCCGATCGGCATGACGCTGCGCGCCGCCGCCTATCGCGGCCGCCTGGAAAAGCTGCTGGGCGAGACCCAGCGCCAGAGCGAGGAACTGCAGGTCCAGCAGGAAGAGCTGCGCGTATCGAACGAGGAACTGGAAGAGCGTGGCCGCGCGCTGATGGATTCGCAGGCGCGGCTCGAAGCCCAGCAGGCGGAGCTGGAGCAGACCAACGTCCAGCTGGAAGAGCACGCGCAGCGGCTGGAAGGCCAGAAGCGCGAGATGCTGACGTTCCAGGCCGAACTGGCCGCCAACGCCCGCGCGCTGGAGCGATCCAACCAGTACAAGAGCGAATTCCTGGCCAATATGTCGCACGAACTGCGCACGCCGCTGAATAGTGCGCTGATCCTGGCCAAGCTGCTGCAGGAGAACAAGGAAGGCACGCTGACCGCCGAGCAGGTGCGCTACGCAGCCACCATCCACGCGGCCAACACCGACCTGCTGAACCTGATCAACGACATCCTGGACCTGTCGAAGATCGAGGCCGGCCATCTGGTGATCGAGCACGAACCGGTGGAACTGAAGGCGCTGACCGACACCATGCAGGGCATGTTCGGGCCGATCGGCGAGCAGAAGGGTGTGCCGTTCCGGGTCGAGCTGCTGCCCGGCGTGCCGGACGCGATCGTGTCCGACAGCCAGCGTCTGCAGCAGGTGCTGAAGAACCTGCTGTCCAACGCGTTCAAGTTCACGGAATCGGGCGCCGTCACGCTGGCACTGGCCGCGCAGGGCGACGATGCGGTGCGGTTCGAGGTGCGCGATACCGGCATCGGCATCCCGAAGGACAAGCAGCAGGTTATCTTCGAAGCCTTCCAGCAGGCCGATGGCACCACCAGCCGCCGCTATGGCGGCACGGGGCTGGGCCTGTCGATCTCGCAGGAACTTGGCCGCCTGCTGGGCGGCGCGATTTCCGTAGCCAGCGAGCCCGGCCAGGGCAGCGTGTTCGCGCTGACGGTGCCGCGCGTGCTGGGTGGCGACGCCGCCGCGCAGGCGGGGCTGATGAACCAGCAGGCCAACGCCCAGGCCCACACACAGTCCACCGGGGCCGCACAGTTGTCGGTGGCCCCGCCGCCGCGCGCCGTGCCGCCGGCCCCGGCGCCGGCCCAGGAGCCCATGGACCGCGTGCAGCCGGGCTATCCGGCGCCGATTCCCGACGACCGCGACCATCGCACGCGCGGCAACCGGCTGATCCTGGTGGTCGAGGACGATCTCGACTTCGCCGGCATTCTCTACGATCTGGCCCACGAACTCGATTTCGACTGCATCCACGCCACCACGTCGGCGCAAGGCCTGGAACTGGCGCGCCAGCACCAGCCGTGCGGCATCCTGCTGGACGTGGCGCTGCCCGACCAGTCGGGCCTGACGCTGCTGGACTGGCTCAAGCGCGACCCGGCCACGCGTCACATCCCCACGCACCTGGTATCGGTCAGCGACCATGCCGAGGCGGCGCTGCACCTGGGCGCGGTGGGCTACACGTTCAAGCCGAGCGAGCGCGACAAGCTGGCTTCGGCCATCCGGGGCCTGGAAGCGCGCATGGCCGCCGGCCAGCGCCGGGTGCTGGTGATCGAGGACGATCCGGCGCTGCGCGAGAGCATCCGCGCGCTGCTGAAGTCGCTGGAGGCGGAGATCGTGACCACCGACAGCGTGGCCGGCGCCACGGCGGCGCTGGACGGCTCGCCGTTCGACTGCGTGGTGATGGACATGGTGCTGCCCGACGGCACCGGCCACGACCTGCTGGCCCATATGGCGCAGCGGGCGCAGGCCAACGCCGGGGCCATGCCGCCCGTCATCATCTATACCGGCCGCCAGCTGTCGGCCGAGGACGAGCAGAAGCTGCGCCGCTATTCCAAGTCGATCATCATCAAGGGCGCCCGGTCGCCAGACCGGCTGCTGGACGAGGTGACGCTGTTCCTGCACAGCGTGGAGTCGTCGCTGCCGCCCGAGCACCAGCGCATGCTGCGCGCCGCGCGCAGCCGCGACGACGCCTTCGACGGGCGGAAACTGCTGCTGGTGGAAGACGATGCGCGCAACATCTTCGCGCTGTCGAAGGTGATCGAGCCGCTGGGCGCCACCGTGGAGATTGCCCGCAGCGGCCGCGAGGCGCTGGAGCTGCTGAAGCGGGTCGATGACATCCACCTGGTGCTGATGGACATCATGATGCCCGAGATGGATGGCATTACCGCCATGCAGCACATCCGCCAGATGCCGCGGTACGCGCGGCTGCCGATCATCGCGCTGACCGCCAAGGCCATGCAGTCCGACCGCGAGGCCTGCCTGCAGGCCGGCGCCAACGACTACATCGCCAAGCCGATCGATGTGGACAAACTGCTTTCGCTGTGTCGGGTATGGCTACACGCAAACTGAAACCGAAGGACGTGGAATCACCGGCCGCCGCTGGCCTGGACGACGGCACGGTGCTGCTCGATGCCAATTTCGATATCGAGCTGGAACTGCTGCTGGAGGCCATCTTCCGCAAGTACCAGCATGATTTCCGGCGCTATTCGCGGGCGTCGCTGCGGCGTCGGCTGGAGCAGGCGTTGCGCGATCTGGGCCTGGGCACGCTGTCGCAGCTGCAGGACCGCATGCTGCGCGATGCCGTGCTGTTCGGCCGGCTGCTGCAGTACCTGACGGTGCAGGTCAGCGAGATGTTTCGCGATCCGAGCTACTTCCGCGCGATCCGCGAGCATGTGGTGCCGGTGCTGCAGACCTATCCGTCGATCAACGTCTGGGTGGCCGGCTGCAGCAGTGGCGAGGAACTGTGGTCGCTGGCCATCCTGTTCGACGAAGAAGGGCTGTCGTCGCGCACGGTGTTCTACGCCACCGACATCAACCCGGAGGCCCTGGCCATTGCCCGCGCCGGCGTGTACGACGCCGGGCGCCTGCGTGGCTTCGGCGAGAACTACCTGGCCGCCGGTGGGCGCCGCTCGCTGTCGGACTACTATCACGCCGCCTATGGCA
This region of Cupriavidus sp. EM10 genomic DNA includes:
- a CDS encoding DUF1801 domain-containing protein → MKKGEPQAGIPAAELIDARIAELGDWRGEMLAQLRAIVLEADPEVVEEWKWSVPVWSRDGILCTGEVYKAAVKMTFAKGASLDDPKGLFNSSLDGNVRRAIDFREGQAINKTALKALIRAAVALNQSTAKPKAKARA
- a CDS encoding response regulator codes for the protein MQPSSLQRFLFGAIIVPVTMAVVFGVDALTPLGLAAWLFYLVPVCLTLYGNNPKLPLITAAVATVLIGIGYAVSPASTIRPIYAIANRSAGVIMLWFLAAVVYRYIVSQTAMQRVAWLQQAQVRVHQAVRNPQSAGNVADGLVRVLAEAFQAHVGVVYQVDGDHMHRVASWALANADDLPQSLTSGQTLAGQAAAENRVIAVGGLPADYLQVSSALGRTSPNEIVAAPLTAEGEVIGVVELGFVSMQRDTADIVELLERIGDPIGMTLRAAAYRGRLEKLLGETQRQSEELQVQQEELRVSNEELEERGRALMDSQARLEAQQAELEQTNVQLEEHAQRLEGQKREMLTFQAELAANARALERSNQYKSEFLANMSHELRTPLNSALILAKLLQENKEGTLTAEQVRYAATIHAANTDLLNLINDILDLSKIEAGHLVIEHEPVELKALTDTMQGMFGPIGEQKGVPFRVELLPGVPDAIVSDSQRLQQVLKNLLSNAFKFTESGAVTLALAAQGDDAVRFEVRDTGIGIPKDKQQVIFEAFQQADGTTSRRYGGTGLGLSISQELGRLLGGAISVASEPGQGSVFALTVPRVLGGDAAAQAGLMNQQANAQAHTQSTGAAQLSVAPPPRAVPPAPAPAQEPMDRVQPGYPAPIPDDRDHRTRGNRLILVVEDDLDFAGILYDLAHELDFDCIHATTSAQGLELARQHQPCGILLDVALPDQSGLTLLDWLKRDPATRHIPTHLVSVSDHAEAALHLGAVGYTFKPSERDKLASAIRGLEARMAAGQRRVLVIEDDPALRESIRALLKSLEAEIVTTDSVAGATAALDGSPFDCVVMDMVLPDGTGHDLLAHMAQRAQANAGAMPPVIIYTGRQLSAEDEQKLRRYSKSIIIKGARSPDRLLDEVTLFLHSVESSLPPEHQRMLRAARSRDDAFDGRKLLLVEDDARNIFALSKVIEPLGATVEIARSGREALELLKRVDDIHLVLMDIMMPEMDGITAMQHIRQMPRYARLPIIALTAKAMQSDREACLQAGANDYIAKPIDVDKLLSLCRVWLHAN
- a CDS encoding protein-glutamate O-methyltransferase CheR, with protein sequence MATRKLKPKDVESPAAAGLDDGTVLLDANFDIELELLLEAIFRKYQHDFRRYSRASLRRRLEQALRDLGLGTLSQLQDRMLRDAVLFGRLLQYLTVQVSEMFRDPSYFRAIREHVVPVLQTYPSINVWVAGCSSGEELWSLAILFDEEGLSSRTVFYATDINPEALAIARAGVYDAGRLRGFGENYLAAGGRRSLSDYYHAAYGKAKFNAQLIRQSVFADHSLATDSVFQEAQLISCRNVLIYFDRPLQDRAIGLFRDALARRGFLGLGSKESLHFSAHVKDFEPVASRERLYRKL